A single Sulfurimonas aquatica DNA region contains:
- a CDS encoding ATP-binding protein, with translation MRYILLIFALFILSYSNDTALSYAHLSDEEKSYLLKKSEIKMCIDPDWMPFEKIEEGMHIGMTADYFKIFSKKISIPIVLVPTKTWTESLEFAKDRKCDILSLAMSTADRTKYMNFTQAYLKAPLVIITQITKPFIDDPVSVISKPLGITKGYAFIEILKKKYPNINLVEFETLQDGLNAVRRGKIFAYIDNLISSGYSIQKEYIGELKVAGKFETTWQWSVGVRNDDSVLLSIFEKIISSVKSEEYRDVMNKWISVQYESKYDYELFLKVAAGMLLLIVMLALRHNTLKKYTIKLEEKEKELEQLSAAKSLFLANMSHEIRTPLNAILGFINLLKKESQGRSTSLEYIDIVENSSKTLLNIIEDILDFSKIESGKISINLVDFNLKDELGSITHLFDAKCSEKNITLSLIFEDNLPEAINSDAYRIKQVISNLLSNAIKFTQSDKNIYVRVGFKDNYLRVSVVDEGKGISSDKLTHIFLAFNQEDNSTTREFGGTGLGLSISSELVKLLGGELKVKSSIGVGSEFYFSIPAKIVKDVVHLNKGVEELSFSNEKILVVEDNRANQLFMKILLQEMNLTFDIANDGVEAVEMFKTNKYEVILMDENMPNLNGIGATKKIIKYEKENELMHTPIIALTANALKGDKEKFLNAGMDEYMTKPLERKVLTTKLLLFLKH, from the coding sequence ATGAGATACATATTATTAATATTTGCTCTTTTTATTTTATCCTACTCAAATGATACTGCTTTATCTTATGCGCATTTGAGTGATGAAGAGAAATCCTATCTATTAAAAAAATCAGAGATAAAAATGTGTATAGACCCTGATTGGATGCCATTTGAGAAAATAGAAGAGGGCATGCATATTGGAATGACTGCTGATTATTTTAAAATTTTCTCTAAGAAAATTAGTATACCAATTGTTTTAGTACCTACTAAAACATGGACTGAGTCATTGGAATTTGCTAAAGATAGAAAATGCGATATCCTTTCCTTGGCAATGAGTACGGCCGATAGAACTAAATATATGAATTTTACTCAAGCCTATTTAAAAGCACCTCTTGTCATCATTACTCAAATTACAAAACCTTTTATTGATGATCCAGTAAGTGTTATATCAAAACCGTTGGGTATCACTAAGGGATATGCATTTATTGAAATTTTAAAGAAAAAGTATCCAAATATTAACTTAGTAGAATTTGAAACACTGCAAGATGGTTTAAACGCAGTGCGAAGGGGAAAAATATTTGCTTACATAGATAACCTAATAAGCTCTGGTTACTCTATACAAAAAGAGTATATTGGTGAGCTTAAAGTTGCTGGTAAATTTGAAACTACTTGGCAGTGGAGTGTTGGGGTTAGAAATGACGACTCTGTTTTATTGTCTATTTTTGAGAAGATTATATCATCTGTTAAAAGTGAAGAGTATAGAGATGTAATGAATAAATGGATAAGTGTTCAATATGAATCAAAGTATGATTATGAGCTATTTTTAAAAGTGGCTGCCGGTATGTTACTCTTGATAGTAATGTTGGCATTGAGGCATAATACTTTAAAAAAATATACAATTAAATTAGAAGAGAAAGAGAAAGAGTTAGAACAGTTGTCCGCAGCAAAGTCACTCTTCTTAGCAAATATGAGTCATGAGATTAGAACACCTTTAAACGCGATACTTGGCTTTATAAATCTCTTAAAAAAAGAGAGCCAAGGAAGAAGTACATCTTTAGAATATATAGATATAGTGGAAAATTCAAGTAAAACTTTACTTAATATAATTGAAGATATTTTAGATTTTTCAAAAATAGAGAGTGGAAAAATTTCTATTAACCTAGTTGATTTTAACCTAAAGGATGAACTAGGCTCAATTACACATCTTTTTGATGCAAAATGTTCAGAAAAAAACATTACATTATCACTTATATTTGAAGATAATTTGCCAGAAGCTATAAATAGTGATGCCTATCGAATTAAACAAGTGATATCAAATCTTTTAAGCAATGCTATAAAGTTTACACAATCTGATAAAAATATATATGTAAGAGTAGGCTTTAAAGATAACTATTTGAGAGTGAGTGTAGTGGACGAAGGCAAAGGTATATCTAGTGATAAACTGACGCATATTTTTCTTGCGTTTAATCAAGAAGATAATTCAACAACGAGAGAGTTTGGCGGAACTGGCCTTGGGTTAAGTATTAGTAGTGAGCTTGTAAAACTTCTAGGTGGAGAGCTCAAGGTTAAAAGTAGTATCGGTGTAGGGAGTGAGTTTTACTTTAGTATTCCTGCAAAAATAGTTAAAGATGTAGTGCATTTAAATAAGGGAGTTGAAGAGCTAAGCTTTAGTAATGAGAAGATTTTGGTGGTTGAAGATAACAGAGCTAATCAGTTGTTTATGAAAATTTTACTCCAAGAGATGAACCTGACCTTTGATATAGCAAATGATGGAGTAGAAGCTGTTGAAATGTTCAAGACCAATAAGTATGAAGTGATATTGATGGATGAGAATATGCCCAACCTAAATGGTATAGGTGCTACAAAAAAGATTATAAAGTATGAAAAAGAGAATGAGCTAATGCATACTCCAATTATCGCGTTAACTGCGAATGCGCTTAAAGGGGATAAAGAAAAATTTCTAAATGCGGGAATGGATGAATATATGACTAAGCCCCTAGAGAGAAAAGTGCTTACAACTAAACTACTACTGTTTTTAAAACACTAA
- a CDS encoding diguanylate cyclase domain-containing protein produces MELLHIDEHELEISASIGISIYPTHATEANELLKYADIAMYGAKSDKKSNFQFYTP; encoded by the coding sequence ATGGAACTGCTACACATAGACGAGCATGAACTTGAAATATCTGCGAGCATAGGAATAAGCATCTATCCTACTCATGCCACAGAAGCAAACGAACTATTAAAGTATGCAGATATCGCTATGTATGGTGCCAAGAGCGATAAGAAGAGTAACTTTCAATTTTACACTCCATAA
- a CDS encoding sensor histidine kinase, producing MNNFFNSIYTYILHKSNTITIQQANIFTTLFIFIFTILFAYLLITENYHDYERALYSNEKSLDTNISQTIYHADREKKLKTLLIKNTIAIVTLAFILFGIMLGFYKIFNTLLQRDMQAFLDFFKETAHSEQVLNPNVIFFKEFKTMVSYANSMVDTISEKKRDLEELNLKLEDKVKEKTANLQETNANLVKEKELRDNILQAQKEFLRHTIHETNTPLSVILTSIDLLSMNNKKDRHLSKIEAATKNIFNIYDDLSYLVKKDQVEYPRITVDLDLFLKSRIDFFSEVAQLSKLEFVYTSSQSQTFIYFNETKLQRVIDNTLTNAIKYTLANEKIYIGISVMGSFVELSAGSKSKEIKDTDKIFDAYYREEEHIEGFGIGLRLVKSICEEENVKIYVDSSDEKTTFRYRFKMMGE from the coding sequence ATGAATAATTTTTTTAATAGTATATATACCTACATACTACATAAATCAAACACCATAACAATACAGCAGGCAAATATTTTTACAACTCTGTTTATTTTTATATTTACAATACTATTTGCATACCTTTTGATAACAGAGAACTATCATGATTACGAGAGAGCTTTGTATAGTAATGAAAAGAGTTTAGATACAAATATATCCCAAACTATATATCATGCAGATAGAGAAAAGAAGCTCAAAACTTTACTGATAAAAAATACCATAGCTATAGTGACACTGGCATTTATACTCTTTGGGATAATGCTTGGCTTTTATAAAATATTTAATACACTGTTACAACGTGATATGCAGGCATTTTTAGACTTCTTTAAAGAAACTGCACACAGTGAACAGGTACTTAATCCAAATGTTATTTTTTTTAAAGAGTTTAAAACTATGGTCAGTTATGCAAACAGTATGGTTGATACCATTAGTGAAAAGAAACGCGACCTTGAAGAGTTAAACTTAAAACTAGAAGATAAGGTCAAAGAAAAAACCGCAAACCTACAAGAAACAAATGCTAACCTAGTTAAAGAAAAAGAGTTAAGAGACAACATACTTCAAGCTCAAAAAGAGTTTTTAAGACATACCATTCATGAGACAAATACTCCACTAAGTGTTATATTGACAAGTATAGACCTTCTAAGTATGAACAATAAAAAAGATAGACACCTCTCAAAAATAGAGGCTGCAACAAAAAATATATTTAATATCTATGACGATTTAAGCTACTTAGTTAAAAAAGATCAAGTGGAGTATCCTCGTATAACAGTAGATTTAGACCTTTTTCTTAAAAGTAGAATAGACTTTTTTAGTGAAGTAGCACAACTCTCGAAGCTTGAATTTGTTTATACCTCAAGTCAGAGTCAAACATTTATATATTTTAACGAGACAAAACTACAAAGAGTTATAGATAACACTCTAACAAACGCCATAAAATATACCTTAGCAAATGAAAAAATATATATAGGGATTAGCGTTATGGGCAGTTTTGTAGAACTATCGGCCGGAAGTAAATCAAAAGAGATAAAAGACACTGATAAAATATTTGATGCATATTATAGAGAAGAAGAACATATAGAGGGTTTTGGTATAGGGCTAAGACTTGTTAAGAGTATTTGTGAAGAAGAAAATGTTAAGATATATGTAGATTCTAGCGATGAGAAAACTACTTTTAGATATAGATTTAAGATGATGGGTGAATAA
- a CDS encoding response regulator transcription factor, whose translation MKILLLEDEVMLNESIEEYLESQGHALESFFDGLEAYESIKKNEYDLLILDINVPGMDGLTFLEKIHELKIHVPTIYISALVDIEDISRAYKLGCVDYLKKPFHLKELILRLDRIVLSNDVPRVHLRLSKNYSYDQEHSTLLFNGLAQTLTKRQSQIIDLLSRNRGRVVDFEQFSIYIWDDQVVDNATIRAEVNRLKKFLQEDIISNVRGMGYMIEKP comes from the coding sequence ATGAAGATACTATTACTAGAAGATGAAGTGATGTTAAATGAGTCTATTGAGGAGTATTTAGAGTCTCAAGGACATGCCCTAGAGAGCTTTTTTGATGGACTTGAAGCATATGAGTCTATAAAGAAAAATGAGTACGACTTACTTATACTAGACATTAATGTCCCTGGTATGGATGGCCTTACATTTTTAGAAAAAATACATGAGTTAAAGATTCATGTACCAACAATATATATTAGTGCATTAGTAGATATAGAAGATATTTCACGTGCATATAAACTTGGTTGTGTAGATTATCTAAAAAAGCCGTTTCATTTAAAAGAGCTTATACTTAGACTCGATAGGATTGTCCTCTCTAACGATGTGCCTAGAGTACATCTAAGACTCTCAAAAAATTACAGTTATGATCAAGAACACTCAACGCTTCTTTTTAATGGACTAGCCCAAACACTTACTAAACGCCAATCTCAGATAATAGACCTCTTATCTAGAAACAGAGGTAGAGTGGTAGACTTTGAGCAGTTTAGTATCTATATATGGGATGATCAAGTAGTGGATAACGCCACCATTAGGGCTGAGGTAAACAGACTTAAAAAGTTCCTCCAAGAAGATATTATTAGTAATGTTCGAGGAATGGGTTATATGATAGAGAAGCCATAA
- a CDS encoding OprD family outer membrane porin, whose amino-acid sequence MKKKIVQSLLVCGLLSSVNAVAAEDLSSMFSQGKTSGQIREFSVDREYQGSAGNTTHRRANAVGGHLKFETADFKGFTFGTALYTTNGFLNDTDYTNESKVDATLFGPGNGNLSFVGEAYLNYKHENTNFKAGRQTLETPMAGGDDARMIRNLFEAYMLTNTDIKGVTLTAGHIAGFSQGTFGRVYNAGADSANALLAVTGGYSYVDTKNNVGQFVNMGTYAVGKKTDGVSVASVVYTDIKNLKLQLWDYYAHDLMNVVYGQADYSWTCLLNKDVKPYVAGQFIKEDNVGDDLAGDVNGFYWAAKLGAKVENFNAYIAYSQTTENTAAEAAAGGTANAILTPWGGMSAFTQGMVTRHMYLAGTKASKIAASYNWKGFGPNLSTLAYYTSFDMHENSGYGIERTATEAGYDIIYYPEAVKNLQLRTRANFPRTFAEGTSGTTGWSEYRLIVNYNF is encoded by the coding sequence ATGAAGAAAAAGATTGTACAAAGTCTACTGGTTTGTGGACTTTTAAGTTCTGTAAATGCAGTTGCGGCTGAAGACTTAAGCAGTATGTTCTCGCAAGGTAAAACAAGTGGACAGATTAGAGAGTTTTCTGTTGATCGCGAGTATCAAGGGAGCGCAGGAAACACTACGCATAGAAGAGCAAACGCAGTTGGTGGTCATTTAAAGTTTGAGACTGCAGACTTTAAAGGTTTCACTTTTGGTACAGCGCTTTACACAACAAACGGTTTTTTAAATGATACAGACTATACGAATGAATCTAAAGTTGACGCAACGCTTTTTGGTCCTGGAAATGGAAACCTTAGTTTTGTAGGTGAAGCTTATTTGAACTATAAGCATGAAAATACTAACTTCAAAGCGGGTCGCCAAACATTAGAAACTCCTATGGCTGGAGGTGATGACGCTCGTATGATTCGTAATCTATTTGAAGCGTATATGCTTACAAATACGGACATAAAGGGTGTTACTCTTACAGCTGGACACATCGCTGGTTTTTCACAAGGAACGTTTGGTCGCGTTTATAATGCTGGAGCAGATAGTGCAAATGCACTTTTAGCAGTAACTGGCGGTTATTCATATGTAGATACAAAAAACAATGTTGGCCAATTTGTAAACATGGGAACATATGCCGTTGGCAAAAAAACAGATGGCGTTTCAGTTGCTTCTGTTGTATATACAGATATAAAAAATCTTAAACTCCAACTTTGGGATTACTATGCGCATGACTTAATGAATGTTGTCTATGGGCAGGCTGATTACTCTTGGACATGTCTTTTAAATAAAGACGTAAAACCATATGTAGCGGGACAGTTTATAAAAGAAGATAACGTTGGAGATGATTTAGCTGGTGATGTAAATGGTTTTTACTGGGCTGCAAAGTTGGGTGCAAAAGTTGAAAATTTTAATGCTTATATAGCATACTCACAAACAACTGAAAATACAGCCGCTGAGGCTGCTGCTGGTGGAACTGCAAACGCCATTTTAACTCCATGGGGTGGTATGTCGGCGTTTACGCAAGGAATGGTGACTCGTCACATGTATCTAGCGGGTACTAAGGCTTCAAAAATTGCAGCAAGCTACAACTGGAAAGGCTTCGGTCCAAACCTCTCTACTCTTGCATACTATACATCATTTGATATGCATGAAAATAGTGGATATGGAATTGAGAGAACAGCAACTGAAGCTGGTTATGATATCATTTACTACCCAGAAGCTGTAAAAAATCTACAGCTAAGAACACGTGCTAACTTTCCAAGAACATTTGCTGAGGGCACATCGGGAACAACTGGCTGGAGCGAGTACAGACTTATCGTTAACTATAATTTTTAG
- a CDS encoding DUF485 domain-containing protein: MNKELVEKIKNNPDYQELVAKRSSFALKLTVAMLVVYFTFILTIAFNPAALGSQMSADSVTTIGIPIGMAIIIFAFILTGIYTKRANSEFDDLSNKIKASIKDN, translated from the coding sequence ATGAATAAAGAACTTGTAGAAAAAATTAAGAACAATCCTGATTATCAGGAGTTGGTCGCTAAGAGAAGTAGCTTTGCACTAAAGCTTACTGTAGCTATGTTAGTAGTATATTTTACTTTTATATTAACAATCGCGTTTAATCCTGCAGCACTTGGCTCTCAAATGTCTGCAGACTCTGTAACAACTATTGGCATTCCCATCGGAATGGCAATTATCATTTTCGCGTTTATATTAACGGGAATATATACTAAAAGAGCGAATTCTGAGTTTGATGATTTATCAAACAAAATTAAAGCATCGATAAAGGATAACTAA
- a CDS encoding cation acetate symporter yields the protein MNVNRIFLFLILGSIAVFASGTIEGAIEKQPLNMSAIVMFVIFVGATLGITYWAAKRTKSAKDFYTAGGGITGFQNGMAIAGDYMSAASFLGISGLVYLKGYDGLIYSIGFLVGWPIILFMIAEPLRNLGKYTFADVASYRLRQTPIRSLAASGSIATVILYLIAQMVGSGKLIQLLFGLQYEVAVILVGVLMILYVTFGGMLATTWVQIIKAFLLLSGATFMAIAVMAHYDFSFGALFAHATELKGVEIMSPGGLVSDPVSAISLAVALMFGTAGLPHILMRFFTVADAKEARKSVFFATGFIGYFYILTFIIGFGAIVMVFQNPAYLDMAKQAISGGSPILGGNNMAAIHLSHAVGGDFFLGFISAVAFATILAVVSGLTLAGASAISHDLYASVIKKGQVDSVKEMKVSKIATVVLGIVAIIMGIMFEKQNIAFVVGLAFAIAASANFPILFLSMYWKKLTTRGAVIGGSLGLATAVLLVILGPIVWVQILGNAEAIFPYKYPALFSVSVSFIGIWFFSITDNSHDAQAEREAFEAQYIRSQTGIGAEGASEH from the coding sequence ATGAATGTGAATAGAATATTTTTATTTTTAATTCTCGGCTCAATTGCAGTATTTGCTTCTGGAACTATAGAAGGTGCTATTGAAAAACAGCCCTTAAATATGTCGGCAATTGTAATGTTTGTTATATTTGTAGGAGCAACTCTCGGTATCACTTACTGGGCTGCTAAACGTACAAAATCTGCAAAAGATTTTTATACTGCCGGTGGTGGTATAACTGGTTTTCAAAATGGTATGGCAATCGCTGGTGATTATATGTCAGCTGCATCTTTTTTAGGAATATCTGGTCTTGTATACTTGAAAGGTTACGATGGTCTTATCTACTCAATAGGTTTTCTTGTTGGTTGGCCAATCATTCTTTTTATGATAGCTGAACCTTTAAGAAACTTAGGAAAGTACACATTTGCTGACGTTGCGTCATACAGACTTCGTCAAACGCCAATCCGCTCACTTGCAGCATCAGGTTCTATCGCAACGGTTATTCTTTACCTAATCGCTCAAATGGTTGGTTCAGGAAAACTTATCCAACTTCTTTTTGGTCTTCAGTATGAAGTAGCAGTTATCCTTGTTGGTGTACTTATGATTCTTTATGTAACGTTTGGTGGTATGCTTGCTACTACATGGGTACAGATTATTAAGGCATTTTTACTTCTCTCAGGTGCGACATTTATGGCTATCGCTGTTATGGCTCACTATGACTTTAGTTTTGGAGCACTTTTTGCACATGCAACGGAACTTAAAGGTGTTGAAATTATGAGTCCGGGTGGTCTTGTATCTGACCCTGTTTCAGCTATCTCGCTTGCAGTAGCACTTATGTTTGGTACGGCTGGTCTGCCACACATTCTTATGAGATTTTTTACCGTTGCTGATGCAAAAGAAGCACGTAAATCTGTTTTCTTTGCAACTGGATTTATCGGTTACTTTTATATCTTAACTTTCATCATCGGTTTTGGTGCGATTGTTATGGTATTTCAAAATCCTGCATATTTAGATATGGCAAAACAGGCTATTAGTGGTGGTTCTCCAATTCTTGGTGGAAACAACATGGCAGCTATTCACTTATCACACGCTGTTGGTGGTGACTTCTTTTTAGGATTTATCTCGGCTGTTGCGTTTGCTACTATTTTAGCGGTTGTTTCAGGTCTTACTCTTGCGGGTGCTTCGGCAATCTCTCATGACTTGTATGCTTCTGTTATAAAAAAAGGTCAAGTTGATTCTGTAAAAGAGATGAAAGTCTCTAAAATTGCTACAGTTGTTTTAGGAATCGTTGCTATTATCATGGGTATTATGTTTGAAAAACAAAACATCGCGTTTGTTGTTGGTCTTGCGTTTGCAATCGCAGCTTCAGCTAACTTCCCTATTTTATTCCTTTCAATGTACTGGAAAAAATTAACAACTCGTGGTGCCGTTATTGGTGGTTCGTTAGGTCTTGCAACAGCAGTTTTACTAGTAATTCTTGGTCCGATTGTATGGGTACAGATTTTAGGAAATGCAGAAGCTATTTTTCCTTATAAATACCCAGCACTTTTCTCCGTTAGTGTATCATTTATAGGTATCTGGTTCTTCTCTATAACTGACAACTCTCATGATGCTCAAGCTGAGAGAGAAGCCTTTGAAGCTCAATATATCAGAAGTCAAACAGGAATAGGTGCTGAAGGCGCAAGTGAGCACTAG
- a CDS encoding putative nucleotidyltransferase substrate binding domain-containing protein produces MSLLDQRKLVESIHPFESLSSSELDDLMGKIDIAYYTKETLLISKDLESIVFYIIIKGSVNEYVDDELHNVYSEGDSFDADALIYSKTESKFVVEEDLICYEIKKDDFLELMQNKKIQSYFLEDFISRHQQLKEHEISNDLSPFLMSKVSEIFLHNVCIVDADESVYNSLKKQRDSQANAIIVKNADEYSIVTDSDLREKVLLGDISVHDSVSKIATKGIIYIDKNDFLFNALLIMTQSNVKRIVVKDAEVIVGILEQIDLLSFFANHSHLVSVRIDKAKSVEDLKELQVDIKNIIVTLRAKGVKVRYITKLVSTLNIKIYKKLFNMCVDQSLREKCTLIVMGSEGREEQTIKTDQDNALIVQNGENIELFEEPMKRLNSYLLELGFPKCKGEIMVSNSFWRRDLSSYKKLIDDWVWSMNEDSIQNISIVMDAKVVAGNASLLEELKAYLHNSLMARADILAHVAKAILNFETPLSLFSGFVTDKKDENRLDLKKGGIFAIVHGVRTLSLEFAIKETNTVERIKKLNDRGIIDKTFAMELIESFDTLSSVRLHAMLEAGSEESYNQINPHKLSKVQRDLLKDSFKVVNRFKKFISFHFHLEMVS; encoded by the coding sequence ATGAGTCTTTTAGATCAGAGAAAATTAGTCGAGTCTATTCACCCTTTTGAGTCATTAAGTTCAAGTGAGCTTGATGACTTGATGGGTAAAATTGATATAGCTTACTATACTAAAGAGACACTTCTCATATCTAAAGATTTAGAATCTATCGTTTTTTATATCATCATCAAAGGCTCAGTTAATGAGTATGTTGATGATGAACTTCATAATGTCTACTCAGAGGGCGATAGCTTTGATGCAGATGCTCTCATATACTCAAAAACAGAATCAAAGTTTGTCGTAGAAGAGGATTTAATCTGCTATGAAATAAAAAAAGATGATTTTCTTGAGCTTATGCAGAACAAAAAAATACAATCCTACTTTCTTGAAGACTTTATCTCAAGACATCAACAGCTTAAAGAACATGAAATATCAAATGACTTATCACCGTTTTTGATGTCAAAAGTCTCTGAGATATTTCTACATAATGTCTGTATAGTAGATGCGGATGAGAGTGTTTACAACTCTTTAAAAAAACAACGCGACTCCCAAGCTAATGCGATTATAGTTAAAAACGCAGATGAATACTCTATAGTTACAGACAGTGACTTAAGAGAAAAAGTTCTCTTAGGAGATATATCTGTCCATGACAGTGTTTCTAAAATTGCCACAAAGGGCATTATATACATAGATAAAAATGATTTTTTATTTAATGCACTTTTAATTATGACTCAGAGTAATGTTAAACGCATAGTAGTAAAAGATGCAGAGGTTATAGTAGGAATCCTAGAGCAGATAGACCTGTTGAGTTTTTTTGCAAATCATTCGCATTTAGTTTCTGTTAGAATTGACAAAGCAAAGAGCGTTGAGGATTTAAAAGAGTTACAAGTTGACATCAAAAATATTATAGTGACCCTTCGCGCTAAAGGTGTAAAGGTTAGGTATATAACGAAGCTAGTCTCAACTCTTAACATTAAGATATATAAAAAACTTTTTAATATGTGTGTCGATCAGTCTCTCAGAGAAAAGTGTACCTTGATAGTTATGGGAAGTGAAGGAAGAGAAGAACAAACCATCAAAACTGACCAGGACAATGCTCTGATAGTTCAAAATGGCGAAAATATAGAACTCTTTGAAGAACCTATGAAAAGATTAAACAGTTATCTTTTAGAGCTTGGTTTTCCAAAATGTAAGGGTGAGATTATGGTCAGTAACTCTTTTTGGAGAAGAGATCTTAGTTCTTATAAAAAGCTTATAGATGATTGGGTATGGAGCATGAACGAAGATAGTATCCAAAACATAAGTATTGTCATGGATGCTAAAGTTGTAGCTGGTAATGCTTCGCTATTAGAAGAGTTAAAAGCCTATCTTCATAATAGTTTGATGGCACGTGCTGATATCTTAGCCCATGTCGCCAAAGCTATCTTGAATTTTGAAACACCACTATCTCTTTTTTCTGGTTTTGTTACAGACAAGAAAGATGAGAATAGATTAGACTTAAAAAAAGGTGGAATCTTTGCAATAGTTCACGGTGTAAGAACGCTCTCTTTAGAGTTTGCCATCAAAGAGACTAACACTGTAGAGAGAATTAAAAAGCTTAATGATAGAGGCATTATTGATAAAACTTTTGCGATGGAACTGATAGAGAGTTTTGACACTTTGAGTTCTGTACGTTTACATGCAATGCTAGAAGCGGGAAGTGAAGAGTCGTATAATCAAATCAATCCACATAAGCTCTCCAAGGTTCAACGCGATCTTTTAAAAGATAGTTTTAAAGTGGTAAATAGATTTAAAAAGTTTATCAGCTTTCATTTTCATTTGGAAATGGTGAGCTAA
- a CDS encoding 3'-5' exonuclease: protein MFSFYSHFKRKRNFAGLKDETYKFLFEEDKSDEFVVFDTETTGLNPKVDDILSIGAVKIKDNKILTSQTFEVYVKNTKEISSKSIEIHGIRTCDLKNAKKSDEAIKEFLHFIGSRRLVGYYLEFDVSMINKYTLPMLGIKLPNKMIEVSELYYDAQITTIPQGNIDLRFDTMLKKYNIPNMGIHNAVNDAVMTGMIFLKLQNAR from the coding sequence ATGTTCTCTTTTTACTCTCACTTCAAACGCAAGAGAAACTTTGCAGGTTTAAAAGATGAAACGTATAAGTTTTTGTTTGAAGAAGATAAAAGTGATGAATTTGTAGTTTTTGATACAGAGACAACAGGATTAAATCCAAAAGTAGATGACATCCTTTCTATTGGAGCTGTGAAGATAAAAGATAACAAGATTTTAACTTCACAAACTTTTGAGGTTTATGTGAAAAATACAAAAGAGATAAGTTCTAAAAGTATTGAAATACATGGTATTAGAACATGTGATTTGAAAAATGCAAAAAAATCTGATGAAGCTATAAAAGAGTTTTTACACTTTATCGGTTCAAGGAGGTTAGTTGGTTATTATCTAGAGTTTGATGTGAGTATGATAAACAAATATACTTTACCAATGCTTGGCATAAAATTGCCAAATAAAATGATAGAGGTCTCAGAGTTGTATTACGATGCACAAATAACAACCATACCTCAGGGAAATATAGATTTGCGTTTTGATACCATGTTAAAGAAATACAACATACCAAACATGGGTATTCATAATGCGGTAAATGATGCCGTTATGACAGGTATGATTTTTTTAAAACTTCAAAATGCAAGGTAG